The following is a genomic window from Bacteroidia bacterium.
CAATTCCGACTTCCTGTATGCCATTGCCATTAAAATCTCCGATGACATGATGTGTTGCCAGCGAACCATAGTAAAACCACTGCCAATAATAGCCAGAACCATTATAATCAAGAATATAAGTGCGCGGAAATGTGGTAAAAACCAGCTCGTCAGCCTGATCTGTATCCAGATTTCCCGCAGTCGCAGCATTATAGGTATCAGTGTCAATATCATATAGGAAATCCTCCCATACAACTTCAAAACTATCATTCTCAAAGCTTTTGAAGATCCGCAGCCACCAGTGGGGAGTGTCGTATTCGAGATCTGCATTTTTAAGTGAACTGGTATGGGCCGCAACAAAAAACTCCGGAAACCCGTCCCCGTCAAAATCGCCTTGGGTCAGGTAAACGCCTGACTTGGTAAGATTGGTAAGGTTCTGGAAAATATCCTGATAGGTATTTCCCGATTTATGTTCATAGACAATGATGTCTCCATCAAAATCACCATAAATCACCTCCGGATTTCCATCCCGGTCAAAATCCCCGCTAATCGCACGTGGGCTGATTCCCCCGAGATAACCCGGTGTTTTATCGGCAAGAACGGCAGCCTGAGACCAACTGCTTCCCCCGCGTTCATATACATAAAAATCCACATCATCTTTTAGCAGGAGTTCCATCTGCCCATCTCCATCAGTATCGGCAAATCCTTCAGCTCGCAGCGAATCACCGAGGTTTGAATAGACAATCTCCTGAGGGAAAAGACCTGCGGTTTTTTGTTCGACAATGTAGCTGGAATCGTTTACCGAGCATAATACTTCCAACAGGCCATCGCCATCTGAATCAGCTACATCTTTGGGAATGAGCACGGGCTTAAAGTCCAGAGAATCTGCCTCAACAAAAAAACTCCCGTTAAACTCATAGAGCTTCAGTTTGCCAAAGCTCAGATTGGGCCTGTATTCATTCATCACAACTTCTTTGAGCCCGTCATTGTCAAAATCATAGGTGCCGGGCAAAAATCTTCCCATAGGCAAAGTGTAGGAAAGTTCTGTAAAGCCCGAACGATTGATATAGTCAGACTGAAAAGTGAATGTAGCCGGAGCGGTCTGGCTTACCAGTCCAGCCAGATTTTGTGATTCTATATAGTAGTCATAGGTTCCGTTGCTGATTTCCGGTACACCCAGTAAAAACTCCCCGTTGCGGGTCGTGCGTGCAAAAGCCTCCTTTTTGAAGGTCTGTGTTCCGGTTCGGCGGTAATACAAGGTATGATATGCCTGGTCAGAGCTTCTGAAGATAAACAAAAACTTACGCTCATGATTGTCCCATGCAGGTGCAGCAGAAAGAATCGTCGTCTGAGGCGGGGTTTTGTCCCTGACAAACCGGATTCTGTCTTCAGTGGTAAAACCGTCAGTACGCTCGACTCTTATGCGAAGGGTATAATCACCTTCTGGCAGGGTTTGCCCGTCCCAACTCAGCGGAAAACCCTGAGTATTAAGGTCTGAGGGCAAAACGGACAGATCCCAAAATGCGAGGGTATCGTCCTTCTGCTGATATTCCTGGTCTGAGACAATCGAATGCCAGGGGTTTCGGTCTTCGATTCCGTATTGCCATTCAATATGGTAGCGGGAGAATTCAGGGTCGAGAATCGTACCGGTGATATAAACTGTATCACGTGGGCTCCCCCCGTCGTTGACGGGGGAGGTTATCTGCACGACAGATGCCCCGATTGCCTGCAACGCCCGCTGAAGATTCAGCCGGCCAGCGCCGGTGAGATGATCCCACCCCTCGTCCGAAATATCATCTGCTGTGGAGGTTAGCAAACCTCTTACCTGCTGGGGGGTACGATAACCATTTTTTGCAAACAGTAAACCCACCGCTGCCGTCACCATTGGGGCAGAGGTACTGGTCCCCTGGGTTGTCGTAAATGCTTTAATCGTTCCATCAGATGCGGTATCCAACTGTGTGGTAGTGAATATCCGGCTTCCAGGTGCACAAAGGTCCACCGTAAGGCCATAGCTGCTCAATGGCCAAAGATACTCTCGCCCGCTGGCTGGATCCATATCAGAAGCGGAAACTGAAATCACCTCGTCAAATCCCGAGGGGTAATGCAAATCATCACCGGTTCCGTTTCCGGCAGAAGATACCATCACAACGCCTTTACTATAGGCATACTTGATAGCGGCATGCATTGTCAGGGATGGATAGATATCACCAAAGCTAAAATTGAGGATTTTTATCCCATTATCTGCAGCATAAATAATCGCCCGGGCAATATCATCGTCCTCCCCCGAGCCATTGGCAGCAAATGCGCGCAAGACAACCAGCCGGCAATCCGGTGCAATACCAGAACCTCCCGTCTTGTTGTCCGCTTTGGCTGCTATGATTCCGCTCACTACGGTACCATGCGAATTTTCATCTTCGGGGAAAGGATCTGGAAAAAGATAATCTCCCCCAAAAGGACTTCGGGGCTGATCGGTAAAATCATATCCCACTACATCATCGACAAAGCCATTGTTGTCATTGTCGATATCATCAAAGTCACCGGAAATACCACCGCGAACTTCTGTGGATGGCCAGGGTTCAAAACGCCCGTTGCCATTTGCGTCTTCAGCAGAATTTATATCAACCTGCCCGTCAAATTCCGGGTGGTTGAAGTCCAGGCCGGTGTCGATAACGCCGATACGAATATCGTTTCGGCCACGGGTGATATCCCAGGCCTGATAAGACCGGATCGCGGTGTGAAACCACTGGCGGGAAATCGAATCATCTTCTGGCGTGTAGTTTGTCTGATCCAGTTTATACTTTCGGTTTTCCTCCACATAAGCAAAATCGCCAGACTGGAGCAAACGATCTATTTCTGCACGAACATTGGTACCGCGAACTGTAAGGGTAAAAATTCCATCAATATCCGAAAGATTTACTTTGTTATTTGAAAGGGGAATTACCTTTTGGACATCAGGCAGGAAACTATATTTTGCAGTCAGTGCGGGTGAAATATCCTCTTTAGTCAATATAGCTCCTTTTTTCTCCCCAAAAAAAGTATGGAGGTCGGCTCTGCCCGGAAGTATTTTAATATTCACCTCAACCTGAGATAAACCCCGGGAAAAACAAAGCAAGATGAAAGCGAACAACAAAAAGTTTCTCATGATGGGTGAAAAATGATTTGTGCCAGAGGGAGTGTCCACGGTATTTTATTTAAGCAACGAATTTCGAACAAAAAAAGCGATGGATTAATTTATTAACCAGAAAATTTTACATATACATGAATTTAGCCTGCATTCCCGTGTATATTTTCATACATTTATTTACCGGAATCAAGGAGGTGTTTGGAGATGCTAAAGAAAATACATATTCTGCTGGCAGATGACAATAAGTCAGATTTTAACCTGATGTTGTTTGCGTTAGAGGAATTAGATCTTCCGGTAGAAATTCAATATGCCAAAGATGGGGAAGAAGTTCTTGAAATTTTACATCATATTCTCCCCCAACCTGACAACCCCACCTATCCGGATCTTATTTTACTTGATCTCGAACTGCCCAAAGTGCATGGTTTGGATGTATTGAAAATCATACGGGCTACGCCTTTCATCTGCGAGTTGCCTGTCGTTATTTTTTCTTCTACCTTCAATGAAGCTGCCATCCATCAGTGTTATGAATTGGGGGCAAACAGCTTTGTACAAAAGCCTATAGATTTTTTTGAATTTGCGGGAATACTGGAGGGAATCATTCGTTTTTGGATCTCAACTGAGTAAAACACCTTTTACTGTAGCTATGATTTGTTTCATTAAATAGCAGATGGTACACGGGTTACCTATGCAAAAACCCCAAGGATTACCTGCAACCCATTATGCCGATAATGATGATAATAAAATCAAGCTTTGTGGAGCTGAAATCGAAGATACAGCGGTTTAGGCTGGGGAAAATTCAAAATATCGGGAATGCCCGTTATCTTAAATTTTTTCAGGAACTGCGATATGCCTCACCTTGCGTTTTCGCAGTACTTTCTTCACAGGAGCCGTGGTACCAAACAGGCAATATTCATGATTGACGCGAAGCAATTCAGCCACACTCCATGCCTGGGCAAAACAGCCACGGGCGATATGCGGGCTATTTCCATCAAAAATTTCAGAAACAGAGCTGATGCAGCCTTCTCTCAGGTGTTCGTCCATATTGAGAAACAACGCCCGGGCTTCCTCTTTTCCCGCCAGCCCCTTGATTTTGACTAAAGCATCAATATAAGGTCCCATAAGCCATCCCCATACCGTTCCCTGATGATAGGCCCCGTCACGGGTCATGAGGTCGCCCTGATATTTACCCTGGTATTTCGTATCCCCATCGGAAAGACTTCTCAACCCTCTGGGGGTAAGTAATTCTTCCTCCACCACTTTGAGGATCTGATAGGATTTTGCATTACTCATCAGCGGGAAGGGCAGGCTGATGGCAAATATCTGATTAGGTCTTACGGCCTCATCGCGAATATCTTTATCGATATAATCATATAGACAGCCTTTTTCCTGGTTCCAGAACTGAATTTGAAACTGTCTTTTTATTTGTTTGGCTTTTCGGGAAGCATTACCGGCTATGGCTTTATTTCCGGCTAGCGTATTGAGATAAGAAAATATTTCCCAGGCATTATACCAGAGTGCATTGATCTCTACTGCTTTTCCCATTCGGGGAGTAACTACCCATTCTCCACATTTGGCATCCATCCAGGTAAGCTGTACACCACCAATACCGCCACAAAGGAGGCCATCTTCATCTGTATGAATATTATAGCGAGTACCTTTTTCGTGCCAGTGGAGAATATCTGACAGCACAGGCATGATCTCATGTTCTACAAAGTCCCTGTCGCCCGACTCAAGCAAGTACTTATATACTGCGATAAAAAACCATAAAGTCGCGTCGATGGTATTGTACACAGGATTTTCTCCTTTTTCCGGGAAGCGATTGGGAATCATTCCAGAATCCACCTCCCTGGCGTAGGCCCGAAGGATCTGTCTGGCTTCTTCATGTCTTCCATTGGCAAGGCAGATGCCCGGCAGGGAGATCATAGTATCTCTGCCCCAGTCACAGAACCACGGGTAGCCAGCAATGATGCTTTTTCCGCCTTCTCCCCTTTCCACCAGAAACTGGTCTGCTGCAAGGGTAAGAGACTGGAGCATCGGAGAGGGAGAGCCTACTGTTTTTATCAGTTTCTGCCTTCTCAGTTTTTCTATCTCAAAAAGTGCCCAGGGGTCGCGGCCCTGAGGGTTTTCGGTAGAAACAATCAGGCCAACTTTTGAACCCGCTTCCATGGGAATATACAACTTCCCGGGGCTGAACAAATCTTCATGCGCTTCTTCGCCGCGCTTTTGCTCTTCCACATATTCAAACTGGTAGTACCAGTCAGGCACATGCTCGTAATGTCCACCAGGAGCTGATATAAAAATTTCAGGCGCATCAGGATAAGATCGGGTACGCATGACCTCATTTTCAAATATCGCAACAGGGTTAATCCTGTGATTGAAATGAGACAACTCATGATGGCCTCTGGCACCGAGCAAAGGTTTTAGCTCAAGCGTAAAATTTTTATTCGCTTTCAGCACTTCATACAAAACCAGTACGGTATTTTCTCCATGCAAAGCGACAATGGTTTTGCGCATTTCAATCCCATTGGTCTGATAGAGAAATTCTGGAAACAGATCCCGTTTAAATTCTTTTTGAAAGATATAACCTGTAGGGTAAATCGTTCCCCGGTACTTATTGCTACTGAGGTGGTAGACCTTATCACCCGCGATCACCTTGTCTTCGAGTTTTGAGACCATCACCATCCTGCCGACCGGAGGGCGGGTAGCCGCAACCAGTAAACCATGATATCTACGCGTATTCGCATTAATCACTGTTGAGCAGGAGTAACCGCCAAGACCATTTGTTTCCAGCCATTCATATTGAATAGCTTTTTCAAAACGATTTAGAACGGCACCATCGATAGAAATCATTTGGACAGACATTTAAACGATATTGGTATCCCGACTAAGGATAATGTAAACAGCAACCAGTACGAGTAGATTTGACTGTAAAATTCTCTGTTTCTCATGGCTTTCCATAGTGGGAATTCAGCCATATCTTACAATAATCGAATTAAACCAGCTGTCCTTTTAATACGAGAAATACCCACGGGAAGATCAATTTTTAAACAAAATTTTCAAATCCGATAATAATTTGCTCAAACAATAAACAATTTCTATCCTGATGAGGTTTAATTGTTGACGTCTGAAAACCGAAATCCGCAAATAATGGCTCAAATATAACATGAGCCGGGAAATTTTTTTGCCTTTTGCGATTTTTTTTCTGGCCGGTCAAACAAAGTTTCCGACCCAACCATTTACAAACTTGTACACATACCAGAAGTTGAAGGGCTTCTGACGATTGTCGCGATTGCTTAAAATGATAATAGTAGTTTCTGCCTGCAAATCGCGGATAAAGCAGGTTCTGTATCCATGCCACCAGCCAAAATGATACACCAGATCGGGGAAAAACGGCTTCATTCGCCAGCCTAAGCCATAGTTGTGGTCTTTTTCCTCCGGGCTTCCGGGAAGGCATGATTCTGTAAGCCATCGCTGATCAAGCAGCTTACCTTCTGTCAATGCCCGGTCAAAACGGTACATATCCATAACCGTAGAATACACACCCTTATCGCCGAAAACGCCGTCGAGATAATCCCCTTCTATTTTCTGAAATCTGAAGCGGAGCCGCTGGTAACCATTGGTATGGTTTTCTTTCTGTGCCCGCTCGATATAATTGCACAGATAGGTATGTTCCATTCCGGCAGGGTTAAATATGCGCTCCTGCAGAAAATCGGCAAAAGTTTTTTTAGAAATATACTCGACCAACGCTGCCAGAAAAACATAATTTGTATTGCAATACTCAAACTTTGTATCCGGTTGAAAATTTACGGCAGGCTTATGTTTGACGTAATAATCCATAACATCCAGGTAGTTCATGAATTTTCTTTTGTCCCATGAAGCATGCATCGCGCCCATATAGCGGGAAAGACCGGAGCGATGATTGAGCAAATGCCGGATGGTAATTTCTTCATAAGGAAAATCCGGTACATAATACCGAACCTTATCATCAATATCCAGCATGCCATCCTGCTGAAGAATCAGTATAGCTGTTGCGGTAAAAGTTTTGGAAACAGAAGCGAGTTGAAATTCAGATTCTGTAGTAAGCGATTCTTTGGTTGCCAGATCTGCGTAACCATATGCACCGGTATGAATCACCTTTCCTCTTTTGGCGATCAGTACAGTACCACTAAACTCCTTGTTCTTTTGCAGATCAAGAAACAGGCTGTCAATAGACCATGAATACGCCTCCTGAAACTTGTCCACCACCGGTTCACCCGATCGATGGGTTGTATCCGGCTTTTGAATATTTGTTGTTCTGATATTTTTGGCCATCAACGAAGGGCCCATGAAAAGCTTTTTTTCAAACAGGGACTTTCCGCATGACAAAGGGAGCAAGCATATGCCAATAAGAATAATAATGCGTTGAAACATAATAACAGGTACAGATATAAGGCCATGCAAAACGCTTGTAAACTAAACTGTTTTCCTAAAAATCCAAGTGCAGAAAAGCCAAATATCCATCATCTGGAAAATATTTTCGCCATATATCAAGACTATTTGCCTTATCTTTCGCCAAAAACCAAACTCCCCACTCTCACCATCGTTGCGCCTTCTTCAACCGCAACCTCAAAATCACCGGACATGCCCATTGACAGTATTTCCATTGATATTCGGGGGTGAATTTCAC
Proteins encoded in this region:
- a CDS encoding S8 family serine peptidase, which codes for MRNFLLFAFILLCFSRGLSQVEVNIKILPGRADLHTFFGEKKGAILTKEDISPALTAKYSFLPDVQKVIPLSNNKVNLSDIDGIFTLTVRGTNVRAEIDRLLQSGDFAYVEENRKYKLDQTNYTPEDDSISRQWFHTAIRSYQAWDITRGRNDIRIGVIDTGLDFNHPEFDGQVDINSAEDANGNGRFEPWPSTEVRGGISGDFDDIDNDNNGFVDDVVGYDFTDQPRSPFGGDYLFPDPFPEDENSHGTVVSGIIAAKADNKTGGSGIAPDCRLVVLRAFAANGSGEDDDIARAIIYAADNGIKILNFSFGDIYPSLTMHAAIKYAYSKGVVMVSSAGNGTGDDLHYPSGFDEVISVSASDMDPASGREYLWPLSSYGLTVDLCAPGSRIFTTTQLDTASDGTIKAFTTTQGTSTSAPMVTAAVGLLFAKNGYRTPQQVRGLLTSTADDISDEGWDHLTGAGRLNLQRALQAIGASVVQITSPVNDGGSPRDTVYITGTILDPEFSRYHIEWQYGIEDRNPWHSIVSDQEYQQKDDTLAFWDLSVLPSDLNTQGFPLSWDGQTLPEGDYTLRIRVERTDGFTTEDRIRFVRDKTPPQTTILSAAPAWDNHERKFLFIFRSSDQAYHTLYYRRTGTQTFKKEAFARTTRNGEFLLGVPEISNGTYDYYIESQNLAGLVSQTAPATFTFQSDYINRSGFTELSYTLPMGRFLPGTYDFDNDGLKEVVMNEYRPNLSFGKLKLYEFNGSFFVEADSLDFKPVLIPKDVADSDGDGLLEVLCSVNDSSYIVEQKTAGLFPQEIVYSNLGDSLRAEGFADTDGDGQMELLLKDDVDFYVYERGGSSWSQAAVLADKTPGYLGGISPRAISGDFDRDGNPEVIYGDFDGDIIVYEHKSGNTYQDIFQNLTNLTKSGVYLTQGDFDGDGFPEFFVAAHTSSLKNADLEYDTPHWWLRIFKSFENDSFEVVWEDFLYDIDTDTYNAATAGNLDTDQADELVFTTFPRTYILDYNGSGYYWQWFYYGSLATHHVIGDFNGNGIQEVGIGRGDTTFFYEKNVLYTGPSPVGSLRGVVLGQAAIRLDWNQAGNATGYEIWRVKDPLNSDTATVLGPVTGTTFTDTNLEEDQLYLYVLRSVNPSLNPPVSGFGNAVLLEPHASPVVDSLKAIGANQLEIWFSQEVEDRDEDKGRFVVNGKLTPVSILRAGDYGRRLILSFTGNFEEGWNNLKIDSTFTDAGLAYIAAGSRERNFFYEKNEDESLYLTHWESQGEKEGILYFNFPLEETQALDSANYTLSPVGSISKVEWASDDMDAVKVTVKDARFGALGYPLSVKVENICAINLVCVGDEGNVATFSSHKDDLSEAFVYPNPAFPHELFEGVRFANLTRQATIEVFTISGRFVNRFEETDGDGGYEWNLRDKENVRVKPGVYIFHIYTEQEGVKAFMGKFSVVE
- a CDS encoding response regulator; the encoded protein is MLKKIHILLADDNKSDFNLMLFALEELDLPVEIQYAKDGEEVLEILHHILPQPDNPTYPDLILLDLELPKVHGLDVLKIIRATPFICELPVVIFSSTFNEAAIHQCYELGANSFVQKPIDFFEFAGILEGIIRFWISTE
- a CDS encoding amylo-alpha-1,6-glucosidase produces the protein MSVQMISIDGAVLNRFEKAIQYEWLETNGLGGYSCSTVINANTRRYHGLLVAATRPPVGRMVMVSKLEDKVIAGDKVYHLSSNKYRGTIYPTGYIFQKEFKRDLFPEFLYQTNGIEMRKTIVALHGENTVLVLYEVLKANKNFTLELKPLLGARGHHELSHFNHRINPVAIFENEVMRTRSYPDAPEIFISAPGGHYEHVPDWYYQFEYVEEQKRGEEAHEDLFSPGKLYIPMEAGSKVGLIVSTENPQGRDPWALFEIEKLRRQKLIKTVGSPSPMLQSLTLAADQFLVERGEGGKSIIAGYPWFCDWGRDTMISLPGICLANGRHEEARQILRAYAREVDSGMIPNRFPEKGENPVYNTIDATLWFFIAVYKYLLESGDRDFVEHEIMPVLSDILHWHEKGTRYNIHTDEDGLLCGGIGGVQLTWMDAKCGEWVVTPRMGKAVEINALWYNAWEIFSYLNTLAGNKAIAGNASRKAKQIKRQFQIQFWNQEKGCLYDYIDKDIRDEAVRPNQIFAISLPFPLMSNAKSYQILKVVEEELLTPRGLRSLSDGDTKYQGKYQGDLMTRDGAYHQGTVWGWLMGPYIDALVKIKGLAGKEEARALFLNMDEHLREGCISSVSEIFDGNSPHIARGCFAQAWSVAELLRVNHEYCLFGTTAPVKKVLRKRKVRHIAVPEKI
- a CDS encoding serine hydrolase domain-containing protein produces the protein MGPSLMAKNIRTTNIQKPDTTHRSGEPVVDKFQEAYSWSIDSLFLDLQKNKEFSGTVLIAKRGKVIHTGAYGYADLATKESLTTESEFQLASVSKTFTATAILILQQDGMLDIDDKVRYYVPDFPYEEITIRHLLNHRSGLSRYMGAMHASWDKRKFMNYLDVMDYYVKHKPAVNFQPDTKFEYCNTNYVFLAALVEYISKKTFADFLQERIFNPAGMEHTYLCNYIERAQKENHTNGYQRLRFRFQKIEGDYLDGVFGDKGVYSTVMDMYRFDRALTEGKLLDQRWLTESCLPGSPEEKDHNYGLGWRMKPFFPDLVYHFGWWHGYRTCFIRDLQAETTIIILSNRDNRQKPFNFWYVYKFVNGWVGNFV